In a genomic window of Glycine max cultivar Williams 82 chromosome 13, Glycine_max_v4.0, whole genome shotgun sequence:
- the LOC100787772 gene encoding transcription factor TCP2, which yields MEEDEIQACKFPRVGNGRSSDQYQEEEEEGGDLRLRKGVGVGGGGGGGGSDASTNHFHQSSWHHSSRIIRVSRASGGKDRHSKVMTSKGLRDRRVRLSVTTAIQFYDLQDRLGYDQPSKAVEWLIKAASEAISELPSLNNPFPDTPKQLSDKKRPTSGGGQQQQQIQQGHFDDADGDTSYPQNQSQNLSLSKSACSSTSETSKGSGLSLSRSEIRVNRVKARERARERAAKEKEKEKEKEKEKEKESESSIAHHHHHHHVNNNNHMSHTASFTELLTGGIGSTVTVNPNTTTTTTTTTTSPNGSSVHQIHDGHDHETNLFNKGRQQQQQHHWSQTVTPMDYFSTGLLVGPSSSSARTQQHQHQSSSAHFQLGHAHALPISPFSGENHSEQLQHFSFMPDHLNNIPAHHVVTSSSASHQPNGGDNNYNLNFSISTSTGLAGYNNRGTLQSNSPSSSFLPHHLQRFQPLDGSSNLPFFIGAAAPSSAPPTMDNNNNNNSNNHHHLQFSPVFDGRLQLCYGDGTRHSDHKGKGKN from the coding sequence ATGGAGGAGGATGAGATTCAAGCATGTAAGTTCCCAAGAGTTGGAAATGGTAGGAGTAGTGACCAATAccaagaggaggaagaagagggTGGTGACCTAAGACTTAGAAaaggtgttggtgttggtggtggtggtggaggtggaGGAAGTGATGCTAGCACAAACCACTTCCACCAAAGTAGTTGGCACCATTCTTCTAGAATCATAAGGGTGTCTCGAGCATCTGGTGGCAAAGACAGGCACAGCAAAGTGATGACCTCAAAAGGGTTAAGAGACAGAAGGGTTAGGCTCTCTGTGACCACAGCTATTCAGTTCTATGACCTTCAAGATCGCTTGGGTTACGACCAACCTAGCAAAGCTGTTGAGTGGTTAATCAAAGCTGCTTCAGAAGCTATCTCTGAGCTTCCTTCTCTCAACAACCCTTTCCCTGATACCCCTAAGCAACTAAGTGATAAGAAAAGGCCTACTAGTGGTGGtggtcaacaacaacaacaaatacaaCAAGGCCACTTTGATGATGCTGATGGAGACACAAGTTACCCCCAAAACCAAAGCCAGAACCTTTCTCTCTCCAAGTCTGCTTGCAGCAGCACTTCCGAGACAAGCAAGGGCTCAGGCTTGTCCCTCTCAAGGTCTGAGATTCGTGTGAACCGTGTTAAGGCAAGGGAGAGGGCTAGGGAGAGAGCTgctaaagaaaaagagaaggagaaggagaaggagaaggagaaggagaaagagagtGAATCTAGCATTGCACATCACCACCATCATCACCATgtgaacaacaacaaccacaTGTCTCACACAGCTTCCTTCACTGAGCTTCTCACTGGTGGGATTGGGAGCACTGTAACAGTTAACcccaacaccaccaccaccaccaccacaacaacaacaagtccTAATGGGTCATCAGTTCATCAGATCCATGATGGTCATGATCATGAGACTAATCTATTCAACAAGGGaaggcaacaacaacaacagcatcaTTGGTCTCAAACAGTGACACCTATGGACTACTTCAGCACAGGCCTCTTGGTAGGACCTTCTTCATCATCTGCAAGAACTcaacaacaccaacaccaaTCTTCTTCAGCACATTTCCAACTGGGACATGCACATGCCCTTCCAATCTCTCCATTCAGTGGAGAAAACCACTCAGAGCAGCTGCAGCATTTTTCCTTCATGCCAGACCACCTCAACAACATACCAGCTCATCATGTGGTTACATCTTCTTCTGCTTCTCATCAACCCAACGGGGGTGACAACAACTACAACCTCAACTTCAGTATCTCTACATCGACGGGCCTTGCTGGTTACAACAATAGGGGGACCCTTCAGTCCAATTCTCCGTCTTCCTCGTTTTTGCCTCATCACCTCCAGAGGTTTCAACCTTTAGACGGATCGTCCAACCTACCTTTCTTTATAGGAGCTGCTGCTCCTTCTTCTGCTCCTCCAACCatggacaacaacaacaataataacagCAACAACCATCACCACCTTCAGTTCTCACCTGTCTTTGATGGCCGCTTGCAACTCTGCTATGGCGATGGAACAAGGCATTCTGACCACAAGGGGAAGGGAAAGAACTAA
- the LOC100794477 gene encoding F-box protein At5g46170 — MSSQRADLACRIFPEPDASEIDHFDRLPDSLLLLVFNKIGDVKALGRCCVVSRRFHSLVPQVENVVVRVDCVISDDDSSSSAAASDKSRGPFWNLLRLVFGGIVKPIQTLGQFLGPKRPSSSSVTSPSSTTSSSPLAVGTDDDSDAGVTHHSPTQVLKNFNEIRLLRIELPSGELGIEDGVLLKWRADFGSTLDNCVILGASSVFHPKDNLTDPIPTTNCNANDDNGSIPDSFYTNGGLKLRVVWTISSLIAASARHYLLQPIISEHATLDNLVLTDADGQGVLYMNREQLEELRVKPLSASSASKRTLVPALNMRLWYAPHLELPTGVVLKGATLVAIRPSELSPNTAKKEASDLSWVSTAFEEPYRTAATMLVKRRTYCLEMNSF; from the coding sequence atgTCTTCCCAACGCGCAGATCTAGCGTGCCGGATCTTCCCGGAGCCCGATGCCTCCGAAATCGACCACTTCGACCGGTTACCGGACTCGCTCCTCCTTTTGGTTTTCAACAAGATCGGCGACGTCAAAGCCCTAGGCCGCTGCTGCGTCGTCTCGCGCCGCTTCCACTCCCTCGTCCCGCAGGTCGAAAACGTCGTCGTCCGCGTCGACTGCGTCATCTCCGACGACGACTCCTCTTCCTCCGCCGCCGCCTCCGACAAGTCCCGCGGCCCCTTCTGGAACCTCCTCCGCCTCGTCTTCGGCGGAATCGTGAAACCCATCCAAACCCTCGGTCAGTTCCTCGGCCCCAAACgcccctcctcctcctccgtCACGTCCCCTTCCtccaccacctcctcctccCCCCTCGCCGTCGGAACCGACGACGACTCCGACGCCGGCGTCACCCACCACTCCCCGACGCAAGTCCTCAAAAACTTCAACGAGATTCGCCTCCTCCGGATCGAGCTCCCCAGCGGCGAGCTAGGCATCGAAGACGGCGTGCTCCTCAAATGGCGCGCCGATTTCGGATCAACTCTCGACAATTGCGTCATCCTCGGCGCCTCCTCCGTCTTCCACCCCAAAGACAACCTAACCGACCCCATCCCCACCACCAATTGCAACGCAAACGACGACAACGGAAGCATCCCTGATTCCTTCTACACCAACGGCGGTCTCAAACTGCGCGTTGTGTGGACCATCAGTTCCCTCATCGCTGCCTCCGCCAGGCATTACTTGCTCCAACCCATTATCTCCGAGCACGCCACCCTCGACAACTTGGTGCTCACCGACGCCGATGGCCAGGGGGTACTTTACATGAACAGGGAGCAACTCGAGGAGCTGAGGGTGAAGCCGCTCTCGGCCTCGTCGGCGTCGAAGAGGACTCTCGTTCCGGCGCTTAACATGAGGCTGTGGTACGCGCCGCACTTGGAATTACCAACTGGGGTTGTGTTGAAGGGTGCCACTCTTGTTGCTATTAGGCCCAGCGAGCTATCCCCCAATACTGCGAAGAAGGAGGCGTCGGATTTGTCGTGGGTTTCGACGGCGTTTGAGGAGCCGTATAGGACGGCTGCTACAATGCTTGTCAAGAGGAGGACTTATTGCCTTGAGATGAACTCATTCTGA